From Desulfuromonas sp. KJ2020, one genomic window encodes:
- a CDS encoding (deoxy)nucleoside triphosphate pyrophosphohydrolase, whose amino-acid sequence MNKSLPLIVTAGIVCHQGRILITRRPGGSKHGGMWEFPGGKLDPGESPSQGLRRELREELALEVETSDIFEVVYHRYDWGPVLILAYLCRPLNTRVQNIQVSEHRWVRPEELSDFDILPADRPIIEKLQEQPGAFVDKT is encoded by the coding sequence ATGAACAAGAGCCTCCCCCTCATCGTCACCGCCGGCATCGTCTGTCATCAGGGCCGCATCCTCATCACCCGTCGACCAGGCGGCAGCAAGCACGGCGGCATGTGGGAATTTCCCGGCGGCAAGCTAGACCCCGGCGAATCACCCTCGCAAGGGCTGCGGCGGGAACTCCGCGAAGAACTGGCCCTGGAGGTCGAAACCAGCGACATCTTCGAAGTGGTGTATCATCGCTATGATTGGGGGCCGGTGCTGATTCTGGCCTACCTCTGTCGGCCCCTGAACACCAGAGTACAAAACATTCAGGTGTCCGAGCATCGCTGGGTGAGGCCCGAGGAATTGAGTGACTTCGACATCCTGCCGGCAGATCGCCCCATCATTGAAAAACTTCAAGAACAACCCGGTGCTTTCGTGGACAAAACCTGA
- the ubiE gene encoding bifunctional demethylmenaquinone methyltransferase/2-methoxy-6-polyprenyl-1,4-benzoquinol methylase UbiE, which produces MFKLSDKGRGIREMFDTIAPRYDLLNRLLSLGIDRRWRAFAVRQLQIPEGGRVLDVATGTGDVALEIATRTPDSVRIVGEDLTQGMLRIGQEKIAASAFAHRIFLVNAPCEAMPHPGSVFDGVTIAFGIRNVVDRLAGLQEMVRVLKPGGRAVILEFSNPRSRLFKALYYFYFRRVLPFIGGLLSKRSAYQYLPDSVLEFPDQQTFKGMMAEAGFTDLRHFDLTFGIATIYVGVRP; this is translated from the coding sequence ATGTTCAAATTGTCTGACAAAGGGCGCGGCATCCGGGAGATGTTCGACACCATCGCCCCCCGTTATGATCTGCTCAATCGTCTTCTCTCACTGGGCATTGACCGCCGCTGGCGGGCCTTTGCCGTGAGGCAGTTGCAGATTCCCGAGGGCGGGCGCGTTCTTGACGTGGCGACGGGCACGGGGGATGTCGCCCTCGAGATCGCGACCCGCACCCCCGATTCGGTGCGCATCGTCGGCGAGGATCTGACCCAGGGCATGCTGCGCATCGGGCAGGAGAAGATCGCTGCTTCCGCCTTTGCCCACCGCATCTTTCTGGTAAACGCGCCTTGCGAGGCCATGCCGCATCCGGGCTCCGTCTTTGACGGCGTCACCATTGCTTTCGGTATCCGCAATGTGGTCGATCGCCTGGCGGGGTTGCAGGAAATGGTGCGGGTGCTCAAGCCGGGCGGCCGAGCCGTCATTCTTGAATTTTCCAATCCGCGCAGCCGCCTGTTCAAGGCCCTTTACTACTTCTATTTCCGCCGGGTGCTGCCCTTTATCGGCGGCCTGCTCTCCAAACGCAGCGCCTACCAATACCTGCCCGATTCCGTACTCGAGTTTCCCGACCAGCAGACCTTCAAGGGGATGATGGCCGAGGCCGGCTTCACGGACCTGCGCCATTTCGATCTCACCTTCGGTATCGCGACGATCTACGTCGGGGTGCGCCCCTGA